A window of the Arachis duranensis cultivar V14167 chromosome 5, aradu.V14167.gnm2.J7QH, whole genome shotgun sequence genome harbors these coding sequences:
- the LOC107487236 gene encoding probable mannitol dehydrogenase, with translation MAASQHESEHPKKAFGWAARDSTGFLSPFNFSRRETGEKDVTLKILYCGICHTDLHLSRNDFGVSIYPLVPGHEIVGEVTEVGSKVEKFKIGDKVGVGTMVDSCRSCQSCVDNLESYCPKKIPTYGFKNVDGTTTYGGFSDTMVAHEDFVIRIPHGLPLDAAAPLLCAGITVYSPLRYFGLDKPGLHLAVVGLGGLGHLAVKFAKAFGAKVTVVSTSPHKKKEALENLGADSFVISTDQDQMQGVIGTMDGIIDTISADHPLLHLLGMLKSHGKLVLVGAVAKLELPVFPLIMGRKIVAGSSVGGLKETQEMIDFAAEHNVKAEIEVIPVDYINTAMDRLYKADVKYRFVIDIGNTLKSSS, from the exons ATGGCAGCATCACAACATGAATCTGAGCATCCTAAGAAGGCTTTCGGATGGGCAGCAAGAGATTCTACTGGTTTTCTTTCCCCTTTTAACTTCTCAAGAAG gGAAACGGGTGAGAAAGATGTGACCTTGAAAATATTGTACTGTGGAATATGCCACACTGACCTTCACTTGTCCAGGAACGACTTCGGCGTTTCCATTTATCCATTAGTACCAGG GCATGAGATAGTTGGGGAAGTGACAGAGGTGGGAAGCAAGGTAGAAAAGTTCAAGATTGGGGACAAAGTGGGTGTTGGAACCATGGTTGACTCCTGCCGTTCATGCCAAAGCTGTGTTGACAACCTTGAGAGTTATTGTCCAAAAAAGATTCCCACCTATGGATTTAAGAATGTCGACGGCACCACCACATACGGAGGCTTTTCCGACACCATGGTAGCCCACGAGGACTTCGTGATTCGAATTCCCCACGGACTACCACTTGATGCAGCCGCCCCTCTGCTCTGTGCTGGGATTACAGTTTATAGCCCCCTCCGGTACTTCGGACTCGATAAGCCCGGTTTACATCTTGCTGTGGTTGGTCTTGGCGGCTTAGGCCACCTGGCTGTCAAGTTCGCCAAAGCCTTTGGCGCTAAGGTCACGGTTGTTAGTACATCGCCTCATAAAAAGAAGGAGGCGTTGGAAAATTTGGGAGCTGACTCCTTTGTCATAAGCACTGACCAAGAtcagatgcag GGTGTTATTGGTACAATGGATGGTATTATTGACACGATTTCTGCAGATCATCCTTTGTTACATTTGCTTGGAATGTTGAAGTCTCATGGAAAGCTTGTATTGGTTGGTGCAGTAGCGAAGCTAGAGCTGCCAGTGTTTCCTTTAATCATGG GGAGAAAAATAGTAGCTGGTAGTAGCGTTGGAGGGTTAAAGGAGACTCAAGAAATGATTGACTTTGCGGCTGAGCATAATGTAAAAGCTGAGATTGAAGTCATTCCTGTTGACTATATCAACACAGCAATGGACCGTCTTTACAAAGCAGATGTGAAATATAGATTTGTCATTGATATCGGAAACACACTCAAGTCTAGCTCTTAA
- the LOC107487233 gene encoding probable mannitol dehydrogenase — MAATQVPEFEHPKKAFGWAARDPSGHLSPFHFSRRETGDKDVAFKVLYCGICHSDLHMVKNEWGFSIYPMVPGHEVVGVVTQVGSKVQKYKIGDRVGVGCLVQSCRTCQDCNDNLENYCSSYTLTYGAKSSDGTITYGGYSDSMVVDEHFVVRIPNELPLDAAAPLLCAGITVYSPLRYFGLDKPGLHVGVVGLGGLGHMAIKFAKAFGAKVTVISTSPNKKQEAMQHLGADSFLISRDQDQMQAAKETLDGIIDTVSAVHSLVPLIGLLKSHGKLVMVGAPEKPLELPIIPLLMGRKLIAGSGIGGLKETQEMIDFAAEHNVKPDIEVIPIDYVNEAMERLIKADVKYRFVIDIGNTLKQSS, encoded by the exons ATGGCAGCAACACAAGTACCTGAATTCGAGCATCCTAAGAAGGCTTTCGGTTGGGCTGCCAGGGACCCCTCTGGTCATCTGTCCCCTTTCCATTTCTCTAGAAG AGAAACCGGTGACAAGGATGTGGCATTCAAAGTGTTGTACTGTGGGATTTGTCACTCGGATCTGCACATGGTGAAGAACGAATGGGGCTTCTCCATCTATCCTATGGTCCCTGG GCATGAAGTTGTTGGTGTAGTGACACAAGTGGGAAGCAAGGTTCAAAAGTATAAAATTGGAGACAGAGTCGGCGTCGGATGCTTGGTTCAATCGTGCCGAACCTGTCAAGACTGTAACGATAATCTTGAAAATTATTGCTCTTCATATACTCTAACATACGGTGCAAAATCCAGCGATGGAACCATCACATATGGAGGTTACTCTGACTCAATGGTTGTTGATGAGCACTTTGTGGTTCGAATTCCAAATGAGTTACCTCTTGATGCTGCTGCTCCTCTGCTATGTGCTGGGATCACAGTTTATAGCCCTCTCAGATATTTTGGACTAGACAAACCTGGCTTGCATGTTGGTGTCGTTGGTCTTGGTGGGTTAGGCCACATGGCAATCAAATTTGCCAAGGCTTTTGGGGCTAAAGTCACTGTAATTAGTACCTCACCCAACAAAAAACAGGAAGCAATGCAACATCTAGGAGCTGATTCTTTTTTGATAAGTCGCGACCAAGATCAGATGCAG GCTGCAAAGGAAACTTTGGATGGTATCATTGATACAGTTTCAGCTGTTCATTCTCTCGTGCCTCTCATTGGTTTATTAAAGTCACATGGAAAACTTGTAATGGTTGGAGCACCTGAGAAGCCTCTAGAACTGCCAATCATTCCATTACTTATGG GGAGAAAGTTAATAGCCGGTAGTGGTATCGGAGGGTTAAAAGAGACTCAGGAGATGATTGATTTTGCTGCAGAACACAATGTGAAACCTGACATCGAGGTCATTCCTATTGATTATGTGAACGAAGCAATGGAGCGCCTCATCAAAGCAGATGTGAAATATCGCTTCGTCATTGACATTGGAAATACTCTAAAACAAAGCTCTTAA
- the LOC107487234 gene encoding probable mannitol dehydrogenase 3, whose protein sequence is MAPSSQPEFEHPRKAFGWAARDSSGVLSPFNFSRREIGEKDVALKVLYCGICHTDLHMVKNDWGNSIYPIVPGHEVVGIVKEVGSKVQKYKVGDKVGVGYFVESCRSCQNCIDNLENYCPKNIVTQGAKNIDGTTTYGGYSDSMVVDELFVIRIPEGLPLDAAAPLLCAGITVYSPLKYYGLDKPGLHVGVVGLGGLGHMAVKFAKAHGAKVTVISTSPNKKDEAIIHLGADSFLVSHDLEQMEGAKESLDGIIDTVSALHSIIPLIGLLKTHGKLVMVGAVSKPLEVPAFPLIMGRKLVAGSLVGGLKETQEMIDFAAKHNVKPEIEVVPMDYVNVAMERLAKADVKYRFVIDVENTLKPSS, encoded by the exons ATGGCACCATCATCACAACCTGAATTTGAGCATCCTAGGAAGGCTTTTGGATGGGCAGCAAGGGATTCTTCTGGAGTTCTCTCCCCTTTCAATTTCTCTAGAAG GGAAATTGGAGAGAAAGACGTTGCATTAAAAGTGTTGTATTGTGGTATATGCCACACGGACCTGCACATGGTGAAGAACGACTGGGGCAATTCCATCTACCCAATTGTCCCCGG GCATGAAGTAGTTGGCATAGTGAAAGAGGTGGGAAGCAAAGTACAAAAGTACAAAGTTGGAGACAAAGTGGGTGTGGGATACTTCGTAGAATCTTGTCGCTCCTGCCAAAATTGTATTGACAATCTTGAGAATTACTGTCCCAAAAACATTGTAACACAAGGTGCCAAAAACATCGATGGTACCACCACTTATGGTGGTTACTCTGACTCGATGGTTGTTGATGAACTCTTTGTGATTCGAATTCCTGAAGGGCTACCTCTTGATGCTGCGGCTCCTCTCCTTTGTGCTGGGATTACAGTGTACAGCCCTCTTAAATATTATGGGCTTGATAAGCCTGGTTTGCATGTGGGTGTAGTTGGGCTTGGTGGGCTTGGCCATATGGCAGTGAAGTTTGCCAAAGCCCATGGGGCTAAGGTCACTGTCATTAGTACTTCACCCAACAAAAAGGACGAAGCAATAATTCATTTAGGAGCTGATTCTTTTTTGGTTAGTCATGATCTAGAGCAGATGGAG GGTGCAAAGGAAAGTTTGGATGGCATCATTGACACAGTTTCTGCTCTTCATTCCATTATACCTCTAATTGGCTTATTAAAGACTCATGGAAAACTTGTTATGGTTGGGGCAGTTTCGAAGCCTCTGGAAGTGCCAGCCTTTCCTTTGATTATGG gAAGAAAACTTGTTGCTGGTAGTCTGGTTGGAGGGTTGAAAGAGACACAGGAAATGATTGATTTTGCTGCAAAACATAATGTGAAGCCTGAGATTGAAGTTGTTCCCATGGATTACGTGAACGTTGCAATGGAGCGCCTCGCTAAAGCTGATGTCAAATATCGATTCGTCATTGATGTTGAAAACACACTAAAACCAAGCTCTTGA